One window of the Stegostoma tigrinum isolate sSteTig4 chromosome 16, sSteTig4.hap1, whole genome shotgun sequence genome contains the following:
- the ankrd11 gene encoding ankyrin repeat domain-containing protein 11 isoform X4: protein MPKSGCSKTPLSEGYLLNIDMVEKQSGKKDKDKISCNKTPKLDRSDGGKEVKEKATKRKLPFSVGVNSSDQKDSDTEKQGPERKRVKKEAGVRKSGLFGAGIRAGCPLSERQQVALLMQMTAEESTNSPDRTPKHPSQSILGQKRTPSSASKTKDKVNKRNERGETRLHRAAIRGDARRIKELISEGADVNVKDFAGWTALHEACNRGYYDVAKQLLAAGAEVNTKGLDDDTPLHDAANNGHRKVVKLLLRYGGNPHQSNRKGETPLKVANSPTMVNLLLGKASCSSSDESSTETSEDEDAPSMAPSSSIDGNNTDSEFEKGLRHKIKRQESSKTITPVKDEYEFDEDDEEDRIPPVDDKHLLKKDYRKDIKINNCISIPKLETKTYSKSSLLTPKKTPRRILSDTNSSDEEDRLIRFSPPLSRPLAHASLPNASSKQRESLVKKQQKEKSKVKKKWRKEVKNEEVRLGKDEDLFNSSATDGDDSESDEEDKGSIQSGISMKESFMSLKESTMFTSLSASCTTSQASYVSSKHIPILGEHHSKPWRTDSWKSNMSPVWSDVSSLSESVRTRLTSESDYSSGDSSLESIKQTKEVKIHKKKSLIDGDVVEKKVTDDIFKILNTDGIVRKFDKKGKVIKKHKMKHRHKIKEKEKGKSQSSLTEHDKFSKAESLDMEESKQRADKSLSPENENLLIDRVKVVKHDKEELKKEEREKLFKVKPEEKDWLLKDDVVKTCKEEKLTKKVRDVTKDSNKSLKEEKEKMSKVNKEKYFKEKEKYSKEEKLKIHKDDKKKKAKDKFSKGEKYLKSDKDRTLRDDKEKLKKEKTRKEELDYEDLKIRNPFLDDDAFSVSDHEDKWCSDLSSDSSFSDLKEDNWSIPIKDLKEHKDGAVGKLVVETMKEESKERKKELKLKEKRELNEKHHDKDMRKKDRDYVEKSAEKKKDPSDKHKSGQGCPLEKEKKRKDSTESAKDRKDKDTFENIKDRKDNVSEYSKERKDLKGKPEDASKGDPREFGSECFFKDKPESDFTGRIIEARERHYSGKEKDKKDAPEKKDRIKMEKHKDKSKEKISLEFEKEKIEKSLIDKFLKDKDIDREKLYREPGSFKDKREQKEKNKDLFSRDKDRKMSEVNKEREKIVMEKYTEKDKDVPERKDKDKIDKQKGMDLELGKEKCWQSRANDIFTDESGDEGHYCEFESNQMCRSDTQPEKEETKAEREPLFSDKQRRCSVDKHSAEKHKDKELKDKKKDKISDSGKDKKEKCLSERQKEKKDKELGDKFKERKDSMLTNSNLEKKFKLKPPEKVEKRHSSDEKLKAKGREKTDKELLLKEKRLSRGNIIEEEKKCPEKLPATTFSELKDDSNDKSSEISSDSFAERAHDSAVCSFNDVSNVEHDIGEEKAKDSLFVLYTHEKNKEKERNRHSSSSSKKNHEKEKIKREKRDKSEEFRDSASKREGSTFEREPLMSESDLLSHFLKVEKEDELDKSVDAVLNEKKDKSESEKELSKKSEKGLVSSKERDKDKKRKEKHKDKSKDDKEKHKEKHAELTMTCKHSKEEQKSGLKDSLSIVREPHGNKEKSKDDCFKNHDIKQKEKIKDGAEKDKNESVKFRMGENDKLNPPKEVFRKDSRPKEKLLVDGDLMMTSFERMLSQKDLEIEERHKKHKERMKLKEKLRHRSGDPKLREKFRNAEEVRRRNFDMPTKKGSIESQQRDRKIKDQAQCQIISPDTKSQPVSGPDTKDWLPGLKENLTASPRSDQDRPTGVPKLTPVVSCPSYEDLLPAPHTPNCVNEDLTDLFEGIESHNSVAISTISMNACSPFFDRYLNTPTNIQENSDPTSSVPGLYRSLSVDARRPAEDQVNINSDKFYRQQSMPASADYDASIPQPVEEKSVVQSERFSGLSPSYVSPEYGISSPHLEQSHSRVAKSFTDNFSPSPESVLNHLQTEALQSHRYDQLEPTLDSLVTDFGLPLDSSEQQTNSPQTSPTNSALSASFLPTSGDVYAPNGSVQNKLSYPASPHRTYEQLSLSPVANSLDHSVNWSVGSELQLRPPQVSLGEPSKRLCPSEAMNTAVMPAVSSPFPESPIQCPISAPDLGQDGDGGNMTCVEQMEHSSALDGAICSSPGRTDSPSDSCKPLPEKCVSNVTQAPENQQEPINSEKCIQLHQNITSEDQEEPLWNDPFPNSIDDLDLGPFSLPMLPIQDKEDPLVEMTEPESDELAEIPDVNDSAAVNTSTGVIDYPPLSSGEEHGANSKVLKMEPTLVDDNIADGDSNLTIEKASVKAEDIGENNVQLLSVQHAESHTEFEDKSVDATQNSLPNGTLFKVTTEMTAKPVIESVKPIKAEEVPQRITRNRAQMLANQIKQNNAIAMEKDTAPAQLGKAKGRVMDEDDAQVQHPRKRKIPRANHQPMILNPSAQQTREIIQQTLAAIVDAIKLDEIEPYHSDRSNPYFEYLQIRKKIEEKRKILCCIIPQAPQCYAEYVTYTGSYLLDGKPLSKLHIPVIAPPPSLCEPLKELFRHQEAVRGKLRLQHSIERHVSLGTRK from the exons AAAAGCAAGGTCCAGAGCGGAAACGAGTGAAAAAGGAGGCTGGAGTCAGAAAATCTGGATTGTTTGGAGCAGGAATAAGAGCTGGCTGTCCACTTTCAGAACGACAACAAGTTGCTTTGCTGATGCAAATGACAGCAGAGGAATCAACAAACAGTCCAG ATCGTACTCCAAAGCATCCCTCACAGTCGATTCTTGGACAAAAGAGAACACCAAGTTCTGCCTCCAAAACCAAAGACAAAGTAAATAAAAGGAATGAGCGTGGTGAGACACGACTTCACAGAGCTGCCATCCGGGGAGATGCACGGCGGATTAAAGAACTTATTAGTGAAGGTGCAGATGTAAATGTGAAAGACTTTGCAG GATGGacggcactccatgaagcatgtaATAGAGGTTACTATGATGTTGCTAAGCAACTTCTCGCAGCAGGTGCTGAAGTCAACACAAAAGGCCTGGATGATGACACACCTCTTCATGATGCAGCTAATAATGGTCATCGCAAG GTTGTGAAGCTGCTGTTGAGATATGGAGGGAATCCTCATCAGAGTAACAGGAAAGGAGAGACACCACTCAAAGTTGCCAATTCCCCCACCATGGTGAACCTATTACTGggaaaggcttcctgcagctccaGTGATGAGAGCTCAACAG AAACTTCAGAAGATGAAGATGCTCCCTCCATGGCACCGTCCAGTTCAATTGATGGTAATAACACAGACTCAGAATTTGAGAAGGGCCTAAGGCACAAAATCAAGCGACAAGAGTCATCTAAAACAATAACACCAGTCAAGGATGAGTATGAATTTGATGAGGATGATGAGGAAGATAGAATACCACCTGTTGATGACAAACATTTGCTGAAGAAAGATTATCGAAAGgacataaaaataaataattgcatTTCTATTCCTAAATTAGAGACAAAAACCTATTCTAAAAGTTCCCTTCTAACACCAAAGAAAACTCCACGACGTATATTATCTGACACCAACAGTTCGGATGAAGAAGATCGATTAATACGTTTCTCTCCTCCTCTTAGCAGGCCTTTAGCGCACGCTAGTCTGCCGAATGCAAGTTCTAAACAAAGGGAGTCACTGGTAAAAAAGCAGCAAAAGGAAAAAtctaaagtgaaaaaaaaatggagaaaagaagTGAAAAACGAGGAAGTTAGATTGGGTAAGGATGAAGACCTATTCAATTCATCTGCAACAGATGGTGATGACTCAGAAAGCGATGAGGAGGATAAAGGTTCCATACAGAGTGGAATTAGCATGAAGGAGTCTTTTATGAGCCTGAAAGAATCAACAATGTTCACTTCACTTTCTGCATCCTGCACTACTTCTCAAGCAAGCTATGTGTCCTCAAAGCATATTCCCATTCTTGGAGAACACCATTCTAAACCTTGGCGAACTGATAGTTGGAAATCAAACATGTCACCAGTGTGGTCTGATGTGAGCTCTTTGTCAGAGTCTGTGAGAACAAGACTCACAAGTGAATCTGATTATTCTTCAGGAGATTCAAGTTTAGAGTCTATTAAACAAACAAAAGAAGTGAAAATTCATAAAAAGAAAAGTCTGATTGATGGAGATGTTGTAGAAAAGAAAGTGACTGATGATATCTTTAAGATTTTGAACACTGATGGAATAGTTCGGAAATTTGATAAGAAGGGCAAAGTTATTAAAAAGCATAAAATGAAGCACAggcacaaaataaaagaaaaggagaaagggaAGTCTCAGAGCTCTCTGACAGAGCATGATAAATTCTCAAAAGCTGAGAGTTTAGATATGGAGGAGTCTAAGCAAAGAGCAGACAAATCTTTAAGTCCAGAAAATGAAAATCTTTTAATTGATAGAGTAAAAGTAGTTAAACATGACAAAGAAGAATTGaagaaggaagaaagagaaaaactTTTTAAAGTCAAACCTGAAGAAAAAGACTGGTTACTTAAAGATGATGTAGTGAAAACCTGTAAAGAAGAAAAGCTAACAAAGAAAGTTCGCGATGTCACTAAAGATAGCAACAAATCTCTaaaagaagagaaagagaaaatgtccAAAgtcaataaagaaaaatattttaaagagaaagaaaaatattcaaaagaAGAAAAGCTCAAAATCCACAAAGATGataaaaagaaaaaggcaaaagACAAATTTTCAAAAGGTGAGAAATATCTAAAATCCGATAAAGACAGAACGCTTAGAGATGACAAGGAAAAACTAAAAAAGGAAAAGACTCGCAAAGAGGAGTTGGACTATGAGGATCTGAAAATCAGGAATCCGTTTTTAGATGATGATGCGTTCAGTGTGTCCGACCATGAAGACAAATGGTGTTCAGATTTATCCTCTGATTCTTCTTTCTCTGATTTAAAAGAAGATAATTGGAGTATTCCAATCAAAGACTTAAAGGAACACAAAGATGGCGCAGTTGGTAAACTGGTTGTTGAAACAATGAAGGAAGAAAGTAAGGAAAGGAAAAAGGAATTGAAGTTAAAAGAAAAGCGAGAACTAAATGAAAAGCACCATGATAAAGACATGAGAAAGAAAGATCGAGATTATGTAGAAAAAAGCGCTGAGAAAAAAAAGGACCCATCTGATAAACATAAGTCAGGACAAGGATGTCCTCTGGAgaaggagaaaaaaagaaaagacTCCACTGAAAGTGCTAAGGACCGAAAAGATAAAGATACCTTTGAAAACATTAAAGATAGGAAAGATAATGTTTCTGAATACAGCAAGGAGAGGAAAGATCTTAAAGGAAAACCAGAAGATGCCTCGAAAGGTGATCCAAGAGAGTTTGGGAGTGAATGTTTCTTCAAAGATAAGCCTGAAAGTGATTTCACTGGAAGAATTATCGAAGCAAGGGAACGACATTATTCTGGGAAAGAGAAAGACAAGAAAGACGCACCTGAAAAGAAGGAcagaataaaaatggaaaagcaTAAAGATAAGTCTAAGGAGAAAATTTCGTTggaatttgaaaaggaaaaaatagagaaaagcctgattgataaattcttgaaagACAAAGATATTGATCGAGAAAAGCTATACAGAGAGCCAGGTAGTTTCAAAGACAAaagagaacaaaaagaaaagaacaaagatctTTTCAGCCGAGACAAGGATAGAAAAATGTCAGAGGTGAACAAAGAACGAGAGAAAATTGTAATGGAGAAATATACCGAAAAAGATAAAGATGTTCCAGAAAGAAAGGATAAAGACAAAATAGATAAACAAAAAGGAATGGATCTGGAACTAGGAAAGGAGAAATGCTGGCAGAGCAGAGCAAATGACATCTTCACAGATGAAAGTGGTGATGAGGGACATTATTGTGAATTTGAAAGTAATCAGATGTGTAGAAGTGACACTCAACCTGAAAAGGAAGAGACGAAGGCAGAGAGGGAGCCACTTTTCTCTGACAAACAGAGAAGATGCTCAGTTGACAAACATTCAGCAGAAAAGCATAAAGATAAAGAATTGAAAGATAAGAAAAAGGACAAAATTTCAGATAGTGGGAAAgataagaaagaaaaatgtttgtctgaaagacagaaagagaaaaaggaCAAAGAACTGGGTGATAAATTTAAAGAAAGGAAGGACAGCATGTTAACAAATTCAAACCTAGAAAAGAAATTCAAGCTGAAGCCTCCAGAAAAGGTAGAAAAGAGACATTCCAGCGATGAAAAGTTGAAAGCTAAGGGCAGGGAAAAAACTGACAAAGAACTTTTATTGAAGGAAAAGAGGCTTTCAAGAGGAAATATTatagaagaggaaaaaaaatgcccAGAAAAACTGCCAGCTACAACTTTTAGTGAATTGAAAGATGATTCCAATGACAAGAGCAGTGAAATTTCGTCTGACAGTTTTGCAGAAAGAGCACATGATTCTGCAGTGTGCAGTTTTAATGATGTTTCAAACGTTGAACATGATATTGGAGAGGAAAAAGCAAAGGATTCTCTTTTCGTTTTGTACACACatgaaaagaataaagaaaaggaaagaaataggCATTCATCTTCATCATCAAAGAAAAATcatgagaaagagaaaataaagagagagaaacgAGATAAGTCTGAGGAATTCAGAGATTCTGCGAGTAAAAGAGAAGGTTCAACATTTGAAAGAGAACCCTTAATGTCTGAGAGTGATTTGCTAAGCCATTTTCTAAAAGTTGAGAAAGAAGATGAGCTTGACAAAAGTGTGGATGCTGTGTTAAATGAGAAAAAAGACAAGAGTGAGTCTGAAAAGGAGTTGTCTAAAAAATCAGAAAAAGGTTTGGTCTCCAGTAAGGAGAGGGATAAGGAtaaaaaaaggaaagagaaacaCAAGGACAAATCAAAAGATGACAAGGAAAAGCACAAGGAAAAACATGCTGAATTAACCATGACTTGCAAACATtcaaaagaagaacaaaagtCTGGACTCAAAGACTCTCTCTCAATAGTTAGAGAGCCACATGGgaacaaagaaaaatcaaaagatgATTGTTTCAAAAATCATGatattaaacaaaaagaaaaaatcaAAGATGGTGCAGAAAAGGATAAAAATGAATCTGTTAAGTTTAGAATGGGTGAAAATGATAAACTAAACCCGCCAAAAGAAGTTTTCCGTAAGGACAGCAGACCCAAGGAAAAGCTTTTAGTTGATGGAGATCTGATGATGACCAGCTTTGAGCGCATGCTAAGCCAGAAAGATCTAGAAATTGAAGAACGTCACAAAAAGCATAAGGAAAGAATGAAACTAAAAGAGAAGCTAAGGCACAGATCAGGTGATCCCAAGTTAAGAGAGAAATTCCGAAATGCAGAAGAAGTACGTAGGAGAAACTTTGATATGCCAACTAAAAAGGGCTCAATTGAGTCTCaacaaagagacagaaaaatcaAAGATCAAGCACAATGTCAAATTATATCTCCAGATACAAAATCTCAGCCAGTTTCTGGTCCCGATACAAAAGATTGGCTACCTGGGTTGAAGGAGAATTTGACTGCTTCACCGAGATCTGATCAAGATAGACCCACAGGTGTTCCAAAACTGACTCCAGTGGTTTCATGTCCAAGCTATGAGGATTTGCTGCCAGCACCCCATACACCTAACTGTGTGAATGAAGATCTTACTGATCTGTTTGAAGGAATAGAGTCCCACAATTCAGTGGCCATCTCCACAATATCTATGAATGCTTGCTCTCCTTTTTTTGATAGATATCTAAATACCCCCACTAACATTCAAGAAAATTCAGATCCAACCAGCTCTGTTCCTGGGTTGTATCGATCATTGTCAGTGGATGCCAGAAGGCCAGCAGAAGATCAAGTTAACATTAATTCTGACAAATTCTACAGGCAACAGAGTATGCCAGCTTCAGCAGATTATGATGCTTCTATTCCTCAGCCAGTAGAGGAGAAGTCCGTTGTTCAGTCTGAGAGGTTCTCTGGCTTGTCCCCATCGTATGTTTCCCCTGAGTATGGGATTTCCTCACCACATCTGGAGCAGTCTCATTCTAGAGTGGCCAAATCATTTACTGATAATTTTAGCCCTTCACCTGAAAGTGTACTTAATCATTTGCAGACAGAAGCTTTGCAATCACACAGATATGATCAACTTGAGCCAACTCTAGATAGTTTAGTTACTGACTTCGGTTTGCCATTAGATTCTTCAGAACAGCAAACAAATAGTCCCCAGACTTCTCCTACTAATTCAGCTTTAAGTGCCAGCTTTCTGCCTACATCTGGTGATGTATATGCTCCTAACGGGTCTGTCCAGAATAAACTAAGCTATCCAGCTTCTCCGCACAGAACATATGAACAACTGAGTCTGAGTCCTGTGGCTAATTCATTGGATCATTCAGTGAATTGGTCAGTGGGTTCTGAGTTGCAACTGAGGCCACCTCAAGTATCTCTTGGTGAACCCTCCAAACGCCTTTGTCCTTCAGAAGCTATGAATACTGCAGTCATGCCAGCTGTTTCATCTCCTTTTCCTGAATCCCCTATCCAGTGTCCAATATCAGCCCCTGACTTGGGGCAGGATGGAGACGGAGGTAATATGACATGTGTCGAGCAAATGGAACACTCATCAGCTTTAGATGGTGCTATCTGTTCTTCTCCTGGGAGAACAGATTCACCAAGTGATTCCTGCAAGCCACTTCCTGAAAAATGTGTGAGTAATGTGACTCAAGCTCCTGAAAACCAACAGGAACCAATTAATTCAGAAAAATGCATTCAGCTACACCAGAATATTACTTCTGAAGACCAGGAAGAACCCTTATGGAATGATCCTTTTCCAAATTCAATAGATGATCTTGATTTGGGACCATTCTCACTTCCAATGCTGCCAATACAGGATAAAGAAGATCCACTTGTTGAAATGACAGAGCCTGAATCTGATGAGCTTGCTGAAATACCTGATGTTAATGATTCTGCAGCTGTGAATACTAGTACTGGAGTTATAGATTATCCTCCTTTGTCATCAGGGGAAGAGCATGGAGCTAATAGTAAGGTTCTAAAGATGGAACCTACACTAGTAGATGATAACATTGCAGATGGTGACAGTAACCTAACAATAGAAAAGGCTTCTGTGAAAGCTGAAGATATTGGGGAGAATAATGTTCAGTTGCTTTCAGTGCAGCATGCTGAATCACACACTGAATTTGAAGACAAATCTGTGGATGCTACTCAGAATTCTTTGCCAAATGGCACTCTTTTCAAAGTAACTACAGAGATGACGGCAAAACCAGTAATTGAGTCTGTGAAGCCGATCAAAGCAGAAGAGGTTCCTCAACGAATTACAAGGAACAGAGCACAAATGTTGGCtaatcaaatcaaacaaaataatgctatagctatggagaaggatacAGCTCCAGCTCAATTAGGTAAAGCAAAAGGGCGAGTTATGGATGAGGATGATGCACAAGTGCAGCATCCACGCAAGCGAAAAATCCCTCGTGCAAATCATCAACCAATGATTCTCAACCCATCAGCACAGCAAACTCGAGAAATAATTCAACAAACATTGGCAGCTATTGTTGATGCAATTAAATTGGATGAGATTGAACCATATCACAGTGATCGATCAAATCCCTATTTTGAATACCTTCAAATTCGTAAAAAAATTGAAGAAAAGCGTAAAATCTTGTGCTGTATTATCCCACAAGCCCCTCAGTGCTATGCTGAATATGTCACGTATACTGGCTCTTACTTGCTGGATGGAAAACCTCTCAGCAAGCTCCATATCCCAGTG ATTGCACCACCTCCATCCTTGTGTGAACCACTGAAGGAACTTTTCAGGCATCAGGAAGCAGTGCGTGGCAAACTACGCCTACAGCACAGCATTGAGCGG cacgtcagcttGGGTACAAGAAAGTGA